The window TTGAACAGTGGGTCTTAAAAGTCAAGTgaaagtaaaagtaaaagtaaatgGTCATTCGTTAAAAGTGAGATTTGTAGGTCGTCTGGCCAATTCCGGTGAAAAAAATTAGACAACATACTTGACAGTCGATTGGGCAAAACGACACCACGCGGGAGCTGCATGATGCAGTCTTTAAAATCCATCATCGGACAGCCCAATGACGAGCTTTTGTTTTATGTTGATCATAATCCACCCTCCATGTAGTACCAAACGACCGACCTCTATGATACATGGCAGTATCTACTTGAGTAAACACGATAAGCAGCTCGACAAATTGAATCGCTTAAAAGGCGATCGATCGAAATATTCGTCTCATGAGCACTCACTCACACAGATACGTCCTGTAATCGCCATCTTTCGAACAACTCAGTTATCCACATTTACTCAGCGCAAACACCATAATCTTGTTGACTTTGTGGTCGTCTACATGGATGAAAAGATGACAATCGCCTTTATACATGTACGCTTCGGATCAATGATAGTATATCAAATCCGTGGTAAGTTCGAGTGGGTAGAGTACGCGTAAACtgtgttatttttttaatatacCCGCCTTAAAAAATTATCATCAGTTCAGGGTATTATAAAGGTCAATGCGTGCTTTTCAATGGTCCTAGGCTGAGGACGATGCAGGACTCCATCCGAAAGTTTGTAGAACTTTATTGCGAACAATTTCTGATGCACTCTATGCTAGGGATGGATTATACTTAATAGGATAGTTACAGTGACACATCAGTTATTACAACAGTGTTTTTggtcttttttgaatttttttgcttTGATGCAACTACATCTTAGTCCATCTAGACATAAACCAACTGGAGTTAGAATCGTTCAGCTGCAGCATGTGACAAGGACGTTTCTGAAGAAGAGGACATGTCGGAATGTGTTAATCTTGACAACCGAACACCAATTTTGGATTAATTAAGCACACATTCTCACCAGTCGCCACGAATTTCCCTCTAACATCCCGAAGTTTGTCAGGTCGGTCATGTCAAGTTTGTCAGAACCGAGCCGAAGGCTGATGACTAAATGTAAAATTACTTTGGGCAGCCCTGTAGTCTTCGTGGCGTTAATATCCCACGTCTATACCTGGCTCAAAGTCAATCGAACCCTTTCGAAGAATCTCACAGAGGCCAATTACTACCCGTTTGAAATCGTCAGATGGGTATTTAGTCCGGATTTCTTTGAGAGTGTCTAAGAGTATTTTCTTCTGTAGCTCTAGAGTAAAAAGGAAACGAGTGGTAATGGTAACTATAGAAGAACCGCTGGCAACTTCCAAACGGCTTTGAACTCGAGCGAGATGCATCGTAGGCAGACTGACCTGAAACAAGGTCCCTCCCTTCTTTCAGGGAAGTTGCCCTCGAACGATCAGTTGCAACAACGCCTCTTTTGTCTACACTACCGACGGAGTGGATCGGCGTCATCCCACCCAGAGGAATGCTCTGATGAGGGTGACAAATGTACTTCCTCGGGTGTCTGAATTGATCTTGATCACAGAATATGTTTTCTGTTAAATTCTCATTTCTGCTTTTGTATTGATGACGTCCAATATATAGCAAAGATTGGCCACATTATACGGGGCGACCACTTACACCTGATGACGATGGCGACACCCCAGAATGTTTCTGCCAGTAGACGTCTCTGTACTCTTATCAATGATGACAGGCGGGTGGGTTCAGCTCATTGCCTTGCAGACACCCCAATTTAGCAGCAGGATAGGCCATTTCAGAATACATTTCCGACAACGTCGCCATTTTAGGCTGATGAGTGTCTGTCGCTTTCAAATGTGATTAGGCCAATTTACCTAAACAGTTCCATTGCTAATTCAATTCATTTTCGACGTTCCCCGCAATTACGTATGCAGTTCTCCAAGGAGGCTATCAATTCCTGGCCGTCTGATTGATGTATTATGttgaaattggctttcactTAGTCAATTCAACTGCCTGTTCAATCAGACAGTTTTTAAAGCATCTCTCAAGCGGTTTGGGGACAAACAAGACGTGATAAAGGTCAAGGACCTTGGAAATTGTGGTTATGACTGGTGCCGTTCACTTTGAAGATTGCAACTACATCATGTAGCGCTAATGATACTACCATCCCAGATGGGTTGGTCATGATCAAGGCGGTAGTGTGAAACAAAATTACGGCCCCAGCCCCTCAAGAATGAGTTATTCAATGATTCTTCAAGAATAGCTGGTGAGACCAAGGCCATTGATTACAATTGTAGCGGCGGACAGAATCATTCGTTCGTTCTCGGATTACTACCACTGCACTTGAGATTTGGTGAAAACCCTTTGAGGGTCTTCGGCCAACACTAATATGCACGCCGTAGAGGTTGTTCAGCGAAATGAAAAAACCCTAAGTGACGGTGAGTACAACGAAATAAGAGGAATATACATAAAAATCAGTTGTACTTGTAAGAATATCGTTTTAAAGATAAAGCCAGCAAATCTGAAATATCGGCAATACAACTTTTTTTTGGCCGCAAGCCGTAAAAATCACGAcagaacaaatacatgtattgtcttaTCATGTTGAATTGCATTTAAAATAAACGGGGAGTTGTATCTTGGTTCACACCTTTCATGCGGTATTCTGTCAGTGTTAGTATCGCAcgaccaagtacatgtactaccaatgatgatgttgttgatCCCGATCAAGACAATTACTGCCAATCAATATAATGTGAAAGAAAAAAAGGTCAACCATCGTTATTGACGCGGAATTATCGCTACATATATACCAATGAGTGGTTTTTTTAGAATGCTGTTAACTCGTTTCATAAGCTCGTCTAAGTAGAAAACTTTGCTCCAAAGTTGAACATATATATATTCCGAATTATTTCGGGTAATACGATAGCCTAGCTCCATCAGAGGACTTGAACACTTTGAAAACTACTTGAGGCCAAGAATAAACTTTTGAACTGTATAATCGACCAAACTCGACCAAGCTCATAAATTACTTTGATTCTATATTGCCTATGACTAcatgctgaaaagaaatgaCATCAGTTGCAGCTGCATTTGCATCAGATGACGATTAACCCAAGTACAGCGACTCGACTTCAAGGAATTAAAAAAGACTTTACCTGCAAGGTATCGTTCTTCAGCAACTCCTCTCTGAACTAACTCCACGCATCACAAGAGCTGAGACTAACTAAATATCCAAACGAACACAGGTTAAAAGATATTAACTAGACGAGAAAAGCGGATGACTGGCTTCCTTGCCGCGCGTTTGTCATAGTGGCAGTTACAGCATCAGCGGCCAGTTTATAACAAGCTCGATACACGATGCGTCACAGCGCTGACGCGCATCAAACACAACAACCCCCGCCCGCGCATATTCCGGTTCGATCTGTTCGCCACTTTGCGATAACTTGGCTCAGGCCGTCAGGCTGCTACTACATGAGTAATTGATACAGGAATCAAATTTTACCATTGTGTTGCCGCTCTTACCTTCGTGCAATGCTAGAAGTTAAAGTTTTTGGgcttttgaaaacctttaaGGGTGTTTTGATCAACACATGAATGCAACTCTTCGTATAGAGGACGTTTTTTTTCACCGAAATGCCGTGTCCCTTAGAAATCCTTTAATAAGAGttttttcagaaactcaaaaacttGCAGtgctgcatacatgtatttgtgctGGCCGAAAAAAACCCTTTTAGTATTACGGTACCCATAGTTGCGCGAAATATATAGTTTGGGCTTAGAAAACCACCGGTCAGCGCAAGACGATATTTACCCTGGCTCGGCTTCAGCCCTCATCTTAGTCGCATCTGTCTTACACGGATGTGTCCCTCCTCGCACTTTTTGTTGGAATAGCTTCTTTGCGTCGTCCGAAACAACTCTCATCTCAAAATAATTTCCGCAGCATCAAGGAATAGGGACAACTTGACTCACTCGAGTATCTTTTTGGTGCCAATTGATGTAAATAGCATCGATTGCATCTGGACAGGAAAGTAGCACAGGCTATTTCGGTCACCTCACTTTTGCTAATAGTTGCATTTTGATACCGTTTTAGCTTCGATGTATTACCATTTAAAGCAAACTTGGGTCCCCGCGTTCTAAACAGACCGGCAGATGAGGACAAGTGTTTTTTGTTTGCAATGAAATGCCAGAACAGTCGTTATTGTCCACGCTGAACGACTGTTTGATTTTTCGTCAGTATCTTACAACTGCTTCTCACCTGTACCCTACTAAATGACTCATTTCTATTCTCCTAAAATATCAAGCTGTGTTTTGAATGTTACTAATCGCAATTATCACACTATTATTCATCGGAATTGCAAACGCTTTCATGGCATTGATTTTAGGAGATGATCAATACCTTATTACGGCTGATACTACAGCCCGGAGGCAGGAAAGAACTTTGGCGCAGACAGAAATAGATAAAGATGGTAGATTACGCGATGGCCATTTGGTGCTTGCATCAATTCAGCCTTAGTTTTCAATTAGTATCATCAGCATTGCTGGTAACATGCAGTTAATTGCAGCCAAAGATCTTTCTGTCATGGTGGCATAATTGTCTATTGTCGATGGAGTGTCTGCGCAGCCCACTTGTCTCATCAAAGTTAATGACTTTTGCGTGAAACACTTCGACTCGTCTATTTGGTCGGGTTGTTGGTCGAATGACGTATTATTTTGGGAATCGCCAATTTCTGTGCTGGTAAAGTTCATGATTTAATCTATTCCACAGTTTCACAAACGACTATGACAGTTTTGTAAATGCCGCCTTCGATAGCCTGGCATTCAACAACCTCTGTAAGGGGATGCACTGCACTCGCTAttatcgttgttgttgttgaaaccCTTGCAAAAAACAGTAAACGTCCTGTAAGGGAGGAGGTTTGGCATCCCAGGTGATTCTCATACTACATAATCTTCACTAGACGATACATTCACTTGAAATTTGGAtgtgtaaactacatgtatttcttacaCCGAATCTACCGCAGAAACTAAATGATCCATATCACATATTAGCACGTCTTACGCTTTGAAAACAGGCTTACACTCGTCAACTAATGACCCAGGGAATAATATCATCGTGCTTGGAgttacacaacctcatcacttGGTTCTTACTATTAGCTGCCGGTGATGCTTTGGTAAAAAGGTTGCCAAAGCGTGATTAGCTGCAGGTGCGCTGATGCGTCACGTATTGGAGCGGATGTAGCAGTGATGACGCCACCACACAGTCAGCAGGATGATACATTACTTTTATATTGATGACAttagaatgataatgatgagggTTTTATTAAGCATGGTAAGGTTTGCCTGTTCAGTGACGAATCAAAAGTATGAAGAGAATATTCGCCTTTATATACCTTTTGTTCGAAATTTAATTCGAAATTGTGTATCACCGTTTACGCAAGCACTCTATATATCAAGACCAGAAATTTGAGCAAACAACATTTAAAAGCTGGTTTTAGGCAGCAACAAGCACTTTTAACGTCATTGTTGAAAGATACAAATCCTGCTAATGAATAAATGAACATTGCGATGGTTCTGCGTCTAAGTAGCCCTCCATACGATGCATATTTAATGGACTAGGTATAGGAAATCCCAATGTTCCGCCTACTCAACCGCATAAGGACGTAGTTTGACGAATATGACTGTAACGTGATATTGGCTGCCAATGCTTTTGACAACAATGGCATACATTTGCGGATGGCCTAATGTACAAAGTACGGACATGGAATGCGTTTTACGTTCCTGCTTTTAACAGGGATATATAATATTGCAATAGATCCGTAATATTAACTATCGTTTTTTTATCCATATCCACGGTCGATAGATTTCTGCAAAACAATCATTTTTGTACTATATTTATTTTGAAGGACACGTGCAATGAATCACAGACGTTTTTCACATTGAACAATCATAAGAGTTACCAAATATacggaatttaaaaaaaacttatgaATCAGATAAAATCATCATCTGACTATGACAATGCAATGACTCCGCAAATATGACAGGCTTTTTATTCTAACATTTTCCGAGAAATTTCCTTTAAACAGAACACCTAAATGTGCCCATGATTcagtaaaaaaattacatgaaaccTGTAAGCTGGTGACTGCTTATGTCAACAAAGCAGTCTGGAAAATAGGTTGATTGCATTTGCAGAGAACCAATTAGTAAATGGGTAGAGTATGTTAGTTTTGaactgatacatgtatctgcagtGAATCGGTTGTCAAATATTTCGAGATTTCACTAATTAACAACTTTGGTGTACTTCCACGAATTGGAGAGCTGTTCAATCAAATGAGAAAGTGACGGGTATTTTGGAATTTAAAAAGCATAGCTTAGATAAATTGAACCTTTAGAATGTCATAGTGTTAATATGCAACTCAGTTTTTAAAAACTTCGATAAAAATGGTGTTTGTACATGATCTACACTTTCAGTTATCTCAAAAGGTTTTCGCCAGTCTTTGACCACGATGACAGTCTCTATCACGATGAGACATCAGCTTGGCTTTATGCAAGTTGCTGAAAATTCAATAAATTCCATCAGCCAAAACAAGGATTTAACTgtaaaaaaaggaaaggaaaaaaactagaTTGTAGGCACAGTGGCAAACTCAAAGGTTTTACTAAGAGCAGTCCCTGGGAATAAAAGATAAGGCTTATTGCGCTATACGCCTTCCCAGGCTTCTTTGATGTCATTTGCTAATAGCTTCACTTTTCTAGTAAAACctttttcaatatttgaaacAAAGCCTAATCAAGACGATTTTCTTTTTATTCGACCTTTGTTCATGTGATTTTCGCAGGGCAAGAGATACCTTATACTGGTAATGGCTGGAAGAAATGtcatgatgacgtcaaacaAGTCAAGGAAGGAGTACTATTATTTTTTAAGGCAGAAGCTGGTTTTGCTTTAACGAAGACGTAATGGAGCGGCTATCTATCGAGAATATACTGATAGCTTTCCAGCTGTGACAGTGATTACATTTTATCGACTAATTCAATTGCCATGATTGCTGTATAATAAAAGGCACAGACAGCAGATCACAACACCAAAACAGCCAACTTTAAAGCTGCTGGAGAAAAAGTTTCCCATGCTAATGTTCGTTTGAAATACTTTACATCCCGCACACAAAGATAATTTCTTCGTAAGAAAAAGAGCTGATCGTTAGACCAGGAAGGTAAGGAATCCGATGTAGTTTTTACGGTTGATCAACAGTTCCTGGGCTCTGTTTTTAAGATACACATTGGCTACATCATTATAACTTCCCTCCGCTAAAAAGTCCTGGATGAAACGAGGCCATTACTGCATTCGACACTGGCTATAAGGTTATTTGAATTTCAGATAGGCCATTTCGGCATGGACAGAGCCATTATAAAGTGAGAGCTTCCTCTGGCAGAATATAAATACGACATCCTGCCAAACATCTGTATCGCATTGCATGTATTCTGCAGTTATGGATTGACAGGGAGGGCCGAGGATAGGACACTTTTCCTGTCCTGTCCTGTAGTAGATTGGCTGGGAGATTTCGGCACATTCTTGACGCTATtaaaaaacttacaaaattataaaatttgtggcaccaatgatgtcggcaatggcggatttgcactaaaGTTCGAGTTGATTCTCTTGGAGTCAAGTCTGCATACTTCGTTGATCGTATTGATATATTTCACTATCATTTACAAACTAGTTATGAGTGAagacggtgggtaaaggtattggtttaccttttgAAAATAAGTGCTTATATGTTAAGGAAATGACGACAAAAAAGAATCCGACAAGACTACCTGGGTATAAGGCCACGCTTATCTTATTTCTATTCTATTATAAAATGCATAAATTCCGAGACCGACCTTTTCAAACTGGCGACCTGTAATCGTTATGGGACATGATTCTAATCCAAGGGCTCAGCATAGAAATTGGACATCATCTCCAAACTATTCATACCATCACCACCTGGAGAATTGTTGTCAATTTAACAAGTTTAGTTGCTTATTGAGATGAGGGATGTCGTATCTGACTTGCATGAAGGTGAAGTTATGGATGCTCAAAGGAGGGAATGGCGCCGTTTGTCTTATTCTTGCATTatacaaaacacaaaaaaaatctgACATGATACTAGATATACATAAGAGCGATGTAAACTTGTTCGTGCAGTGTGGTATTGGGTTGCTCGCACTGGAGATGGAGAATACTTAATATGAGTTCAATGAGAAATTCGGAGATGCGTCTCTTCTGGGTGCAGCGAGTTCATCGGCAATAAAACACACGTACCTGCGCGTCGACGACACGACAAAAGTCCTTCCTCAGAACGCAATCGAAAATGGAGTAGATCGACTTGCTTTGATATTGTAGGTCGCTCAGGACACACTATCCTTAAGGATCGGAATTTGATATATATCTGACGACGTGGACAGACTGCTCATTATAAGAAGACGCTACACATCAGACTTATTGTTGCCCATGGGCATCGGAAAATATTAAAATTGAGTTTGCATGATGATTTAACGATCAGTTTATAATGCCAGGGGGAGTCAGATTCACGAGAAAGAGAATCATTTCGGAGCAGTACACCTCTGACCTCAAATGGAAAAGTCGCTCTGTAGTTTGATACATGTAGGCATCTTCTCCCTTTATGCGCCGACTTTTAACAGCTCCAAAGCCTATGCGTAGTGTGCGGTGTTTTTCTAAGTAAACAGTTTGCGATTTGATCTTTCACTTTGCCGGGTAATTGCTAATGCAAACTAACTCACTCGTTAATGAAAGATTCAACTAGCATAAGTTTTTTGAGTTGCTAATTCAAACCagaatctttcaaataaatggGAAGAGCTTGTTTTAGCGGTGTAGACCCTGACAGCCCTTTCCATTACTATTCAGGCCGATAGAGTACATGATATTATGCCCGCCATGACGTATTAAGGTACAATGAAACGTTTCTGCCATTGTACTTTAAAATCCTTTCTAAAAGGTTACATATCAGGCGTATGATTTGAAAGGCCTGATCAGTAGTGACCTCTTCGCACTTTAGAAGTGGAGTACTGTGGTATGCCATAGGCCTTCAATCACTTAATTTGAACTGGCCTTAAGTGGCTTAGGCATATTTGCACTTTTGGTCGGGGGGGGTAAGGGGTACTTTTAGGAAGTGAGGATTGTTTGGGGTGTCACTATTCCTCGCCGTTCCGTCGTGCTGCACGGAGTCATGATGAAGACAGTTTTCCTCGTGGTGCTTGCCATCTCACAGGCCATCTCCCTCCCTGTCTACGATCCATATGTGGAATGGATGGAACAGAAAGTAGAACAATATGACCACATGCTGACACAGTTTAAGGAGACAAGCGTAAAGGAGGGCTTCAACAAGAAAGTAAGCCAGGACGTGGACCATTTTACCAACCTTGTTACACTGGCGAAGGACCTTGGATGCTCTCAGTTTGTGAAATATTTGGATGAGGTTCCTCACCTAAAGAAGTTGCTTCAAAATGACGGTAAGAGATAGtttcttttgaataaaaatcatTTAAGGGCGAAAATGATTGCTAAATACCAATGCATCCCTGCATTACCAGGTTTTCAATAGACTCTCCTCTCCTATATTTCTTTAGAGGCCTATGGCGTAGGAGTGAAAAGGACCGAAATTTCAGTGGTAGAATAGCCGAATCGGGGATATTGTGTAACACTACTATCACGACTAATGATGAGCATGAAATTATTATCACATAGAACGACATGTACCACATGTACTTGATGTTTCGGAGTTACCAAATGGCTGTGGGTTATTTCAAGTCGCGGTCAGGTTGCCCGACGTTTTTTTTCACCCATTGGCATAGGAGAGTCAAACTAATTGATGAACCTTAGCTGCGCTTGGTCTTCCTGGACACCCCACGGATCATCTATAGCAAGCGGTGACCATCAGTTACGTCACGAACCTCACGTTTTTGCTGTCCTTTTTTACGCTACCAGAGAACAACAATACTCGAATGTACGCAATATTATACAAAACCACACATTTGAGGAGAAAGAACTTCGCTGCCTTATCGCCTGGTATCGTGGGCTCGGGCCAGCTCAAGAAGCGTATAGCAACCTCATGGTCGACTCGCTTTGAAATAAACGTGTCAGTCTCTACAGATTCTTCTGAGCAACCGGTGCCAACACTTCCTTTATTCCACCATTGCCTCTTTCGCACAGGGCCATTCACAATCATCCTTCCCACCGACGAGGCATTCGCTGCACTCTCGCCCCACGGCAAGGTTGAGGTCAGGGACCATCTGGCACAGAACCTCCTGGGTCACATCGCCCGCGGGTTGGTCTACTCCTCGGAACTCTACAATGAACGTCTCGTGCCAACGCTCCTGTTTTTCGATGACAAAGAAGTCGATTTGAGGTTTAACATCTACCTCGATGGAAAGGTGGGTATCATTGATCGTCATTATTATTTCGTTAGACCTGTCGAATTGTGAATCATTATCGTCGCTACAATCAATAGGCAGTCtgactgaagtacatgtaataagaaGGGATGAAATTGAAACGAACATGGTTGTACGTCTGTCGAAGTCGACAGGTTAGTTCGATGAAACTTGGAATGTATTGATGTACCGGTACGTGTGCAAGTGCTGTTAGAATATATGGAGATGCCATTAGTATAATTGGCCTCTCAAATTCAGGCAAATCAGTTTTGAATTTAAACGAAAGAACCTGACCTTCAATACCTAACCTCTACTTTCTAGGTAGTGACAGCTAGCGGAAGCATTCTCATCAAAACTGACCAGAACGCCACCAATGGTGTGATTCACGTGACAGACCGTGTCATATTACCCATGCCACTTTATGACATCGTCGTCGAAATGGCGGAGATAAGGAACGCCACAGGGCTGATGATGTCGGCCGTTGGACTTGCGGGGGTTGCGGAAACCCTTGACGGTACGTGCTtcttttcatttctatttctaaCTTGAGTTACTATTTAAACGCTTCCTTTAAATGATCTCCTGCATTTTACTTAACTTTATACATCTACAATGTACACTTACTTGTAGAGAGGTTCAATGAATTCAAGCTGAAACGATACGGCTTATCGTATCGACAGTATCGAGAAAAATAGTCAGGGCGTGA is drawn from Lineus longissimus chromosome 1, tnLinLong1.2, whole genome shotgun sequence and contains these coding sequences:
- the LOC135485642 gene encoding transforming growth factor-beta-induced protein ig-h3-like — translated: MMKTVFLVVLAISQAISLPVYDPYVEWMEQKVEQYDHMLTQFKETSVKEGFNKKVSQDVDHFTNLVTLAKDLGCSQFVKYLDEVPHLKKLLQNDGPFTIILPTDEAFAALSPHGKVEVRDHLAQNLLGHIARGLVYSSELYNERLVPTLLFFDDKEVDLRFNIYLDGKVVTASGSILIKTDQNATNGVIHVTDRVILPMPLYDIVVEMAEIRNATGLMMSAVGLAGVAETLDGDGPFTVFAPKNEAFEKMRNPSLMDLMKNRTALKEVVLYHIVAGTIYEAGLRDGDRLTTLNGGQLRIEEEGPDKEGGDRVNFIEVAFPDVAATNGVIHLLAGVLIPPEIRAAYKKSSPDTIFEELLSPSLV